One part of the Novipirellula aureliae genome encodes these proteins:
- the dtd gene encoding D-aminoacyl-tRNA deacylase translates to MRIVIQRVSQAKVEVQGRAVGEIDRGLMVLVGVGHGDTLAEVKWLAEKTASLRIFPDDDGKMNRSLLDIGGSVLAISQFTLLGDCRKGRRPGFTDAAEPQIASERYEDYMQCLRDLGVRVEQGIFAADMQVRLTNDGPVTLVIDRVPS, encoded by the coding sequence ATGCGAATTGTGATCCAACGAGTTTCTCAGGCCAAGGTGGAAGTGCAGGGCAGGGCGGTTGGGGAAATTGATCGAGGTCTGATGGTGCTTGTCGGAGTCGGCCATGGCGACACGCTCGCCGAAGTAAAGTGGTTGGCGGAGAAGACGGCGAGCCTACGTATCTTTCCCGATGACGATGGCAAGATGAACCGATCGCTATTGGATATCGGTGGATCGGTTCTAGCCATTAGCCAATTCACGCTGTTGGGGGATTGTCGCAAAGGCCGGCGGCCTGGGTTTACCGATGCGGCAGAACCGCAGATCGCTAGTGAACGGTATGAAGACTACATGCAATGCCTGCGAGATTTAGGTGTGCGTGTTGAACAAGGCATTTTTGCTGCCGATATGCAAGTCCGATTAACCAATGACGGTCCCGTAACCTTGGTGATCGATCGAGTGCCAAGCTAA
- a CDS encoding metal-dependent hydrolase: MADFKTHITGSTIVGVVYGYWGASTQGMSIESAILAGGLCSVSGMLPDLDSDSGIPLRETSMFCAAVVPMLMLHRFRDLELSHEAMALAAMMIYIGIRFVLVEFFKRYTVHRGMWHSIPAAAIAGLLAYLAMPSQSEAVRVYKSLAVVVGFIVHLSLDEIWSLDFKGGRFRLKKSFGTALKFFGNKPLANISVYAKLALLIYLASGDHDIGHRIRQRARLDEPYIAAPRGEPLPWDKWLPWR; the protein is encoded by the coding sequence GTGGCTGACTTCAAAACACACATTACCGGCAGCACGATCGTGGGCGTCGTCTACGGATATTGGGGTGCGTCTACGCAGGGCATGTCGATCGAAAGTGCGATCCTGGCAGGCGGGCTTTGTAGCGTTAGTGGGATGTTGCCGGATCTCGATTCCGACTCGGGAATCCCGCTTCGTGAAACCAGTATGTTTTGCGCGGCAGTCGTCCCGATGTTGATGCTCCATCGATTTCGTGATCTCGAGTTGTCACATGAAGCGATGGCGTTAGCGGCCATGATGATCTACATCGGCATCCGCTTCGTCCTTGTCGAATTTTTCAAACGCTACACGGTTCACCGCGGGATGTGGCACAGCATCCCCGCAGCAGCCATCGCAGGCTTGCTGGCGTATCTGGCCATGCCCAGTCAAAGCGAAGCGGTTCGCGTCTACAAGAGCCTGGCCGTCGTCGTCGGATTCATCGTCCATCTGTCGCTCGATGAAATCTGGAGCCTTGATTTCAAGGGAGGTCGATTTCGGTTGAAGAAGAGCTTTGGAACGGCACTCAAGTTTTTCGGCAACAAGCCGCTGGCGAACATCTCCGTCTATGCCAAGTTGGCTTTGCTCATCTACTTGGCATCGGGCGATCACGATATCGGACATCGAATTCGTCAGCGAGCTAGGTTAGACGAGCCGTACATCGCCGCTCCGAGAGGCGAACCTTTGCCGTGGGACAAATGGTTGCCTTGGAGATAG
- a CDS encoding CvpA family protein — protein MEIYDIVMLVVLVGAMLFGAIKGFAWQLASIASIVVSYLVAYHFREPFSQSIQAEPPWNRFLAMLILYVGTSLVIWVAFRMVSGSIDRLRLREFDRQIGALFGLAKGALYCILITLFAVTLMGNTAREKIVESKSGNYIANTLARTESMIPPEIQEIVQPYLDRFEDKFNSGNQGGSESPLEQVEQIGGQFVQERAGEFLPDSFWSEPSEPSARVGFRSEP, from the coding sequence GTGGAAATTTACGATATTGTCATGTTGGTCGTACTCGTCGGCGCGATGCTGTTTGGTGCTATCAAAGGCTTCGCCTGGCAATTGGCATCGATCGCGTCGATCGTGGTTAGCTATCTGGTCGCCTATCATTTTCGTGAACCGTTCAGTCAATCGATTCAAGCGGAGCCGCCCTGGAATCGGTTTTTGGCGATGCTCATTCTGTATGTCGGCACGTCGCTTGTGATTTGGGTCGCTTTTCGGATGGTGAGCGGATCGATCGATCGATTGCGATTACGCGAGTTCGATCGTCAAATCGGTGCTCTGTTTGGTTTGGCCAAGGGGGCTTTGTACTGTATTTTGATCACGTTGTTTGCGGTCACCTTGATGGGCAATACCGCTCGCGAAAAGATCGTCGAGAGCAAAAGTGGCAATTATATCGCCAATACGCTAGCTCGCACCGAATCGATGATTCCGCCCGAGATTCAAGAGATCGTCCAGCCGTATTTGGATCGATTCGAAGACAAATTCAATTCGGGCAATCAAGGTGGCTCGGAAAGCCCGTTGGAGCAAGTCGAACAGATCGGCGGCCAATTCGTCCAAGAACGAGCTGGCGAGTTTCTGCCCGATTCGTTTTGGAGCGAGCCCTCCGAGCCCTCCGCCCGAGTCGGCTTTCGCAGCGAACCATAA